In a genomic window of Flavobacterium sp. KACC 22761:
- a CDS encoding sialate O-acetylesterase, whose translation MKLKKQLIICLICFTFFGSTAFSAIKLPYLFSDNMVLQQQSHPFIWGWSTAGVQVSLVTSWNKKKITVTADSNGKWKANVDTPAAGGPFEIKISEHNNSITIKNVLIGEVWLCSGQSNMEMPMKGFKDQPILGSGDAIFNSANDKIRLYTVPKAVERAVQDDSNKAIWNEAEPESVTNFSATAYYFGRLLYAKLKVPIGLVCSSYGGTPVEGFMDEEALKPFPDVNSFPSKTDASQKIDNKNATAVYNAMLHPVLGYTIKGCIWYQGETNYNRPKQYETLFPAFVKMLRTKSNNENLPFYYVQIAPYKNKPIESDPKLNSAYLRDAQRKALAVIPNSGMVVTLDIGNEIFIHPWDKETVGKRLAYMALAKTYALKGFPYASPIYESVSFAGNVATVQFSNTPNGFTSYGKPLSNFEIAGEDKIFHPAKAVITKGVLTVSSQEVPNPVAVRYAFKDFVIGDLFNTEGFPASSFRTDDWE comes from the coding sequence ATGAAACTTAAAAAACAACTAATTATTTGCCTAATTTGCTTTACTTTTTTCGGGAGTACAGCTTTTAGTGCCATCAAACTTCCTTATTTATTTTCGGATAATATGGTGCTGCAACAACAATCGCATCCTTTTATTTGGGGTTGGAGTACAGCTGGAGTTCAAGTTAGTCTTGTTACATCGTGGAATAAAAAGAAGATTACAGTTACAGCAGATTCCAACGGAAAGTGGAAAGCAAATGTTGATACTCCTGCAGCAGGCGGTCCTTTTGAGATAAAAATAAGTGAACACAACAATAGCATTACGATCAAAAATGTCTTGATTGGTGAAGTTTGGCTTTGCAGCGGACAAAGTAATATGGAAATGCCAATGAAGGGCTTCAAAGATCAGCCTATTCTTGGTTCAGGCGATGCGATTTTTAATTCGGCTAATGACAAAATTAGGTTGTACACCGTTCCAAAAGCAGTTGAGAGAGCGGTTCAGGATGATTCTAATAAGGCTATTTGGAATGAAGCTGAACCAGAATCGGTTACCAACTTCAGCGCTACTGCCTATTATTTTGGGAGATTATTGTATGCTAAGTTAAAAGTGCCAATTGGTCTAGTGTGCAGCAGTTATGGTGGTACTCCCGTAGAAGGCTTTATGGATGAAGAAGCATTGAAACCATTCCCTGATGTTAACTCGTTTCCATCTAAAACCGATGCCTCACAAAAAATTGACAATAAAAATGCTACTGCGGTTTATAATGCGATGTTGCATCCTGTTCTTGGCTACACTATTAAAGGCTGTATCTGGTATCAGGGAGAAACCAATTATAATCGCCCAAAACAATACGAAACTTTGTTTCCTGCTTTTGTAAAAATGCTGAGAACAAAATCAAATAATGAGAATCTTCCGTTTTACTATGTGCAGATTGCTCCGTACAAAAACAAACCTATCGAATCTGATCCAAAGCTGAATTCTGCTTATTTGAGAGATGCCCAAAGAAAAGCATTGGCAGTAATCCCAAACAGCGGTATGGTGGTTACATTGGATATTGGTAATGAAATTTTCATTCATCCTTGGGATAAGGAAACGGTTGGAAAACGTCTGGCGTATATGGCACTTGCCAAAACCTATGCTTTAAAGGGATTTCCTTACGCTTCACCAATTTATGAATCGGTAAGTTTTGCAGGAAATGTGGCTACTGTCCAATTCAGCAATACGCCCAACGGTTTTACTTCTTATGGTAAGCCTCTGAGCAATTTTGAAATTGCGGGAGAAGATAAAATTTTTCATCCGGCAAAAGCAGTAATTACAAAAGGGGTTTTAACTGTATCATCGCAAGAGGTTCCTAATCCTGTAGCGGTGAGGTACGCCTTTAAAGATTTTGTGATTGGCGATTTGTTCAACACCGAAGGATTTCCAGCCAGCAGTTTTAGAACTGATGATTGGGAATAA
- a CDS encoding DUF4955 domain-containing protein has translation MKGFVIMYNGIKKQIRKGLILLLNLFAITAIFAQKEAKIFEKYKKDRNVLPDFSYAGYHQGEEEIPNVTNYKIFDVTSFGAKPNDDISDKTAIQSAIDAANKNGSGIVFFPKGRFLVNEEGDAANSIISKKGHIIFRGSGSGPEGTELYTKNNLQPANPSQMWTVPPLFVFTSSGSDKKIGQVTEAASIGDLTIQVNTTQGLQTGDWIALKLLDNNKVLIAAELKNNKAEPEWTNLIEKGISVKVFYQIKNIKNEVLTLNAPISYKINPKYKWEVYKFSNSEEVGIEDIAFVGNWTEKFVHHRSWKDDSGYTMLRIQRTTNSWMKNCRFTDCNAAATISQSANVTVLNCLVNGNAGHEAISSGGSTNVLIAKCVDEASQWHSFGTTGGTMNTVIWKCTYPATTSFESHSSQPRNTLLDGVEGGLMNGRGGGAKENMPNHMQGLVLWNYKQTNEPVKDFEFWPSSAVSEWWRIPNPIIVGFTSKGTSFKLEQLGQSESIGTAVDPASLYEAQLKLRLGKLPKWIKETSKSGTF, from the coding sequence ATGAAAGGATTTGTTATAATGTACAATGGCATAAAAAAACAGATTCGAAAGGGATTAATTCTTCTTTTGAATCTGTTTGCCATAACAGCGATTTTTGCCCAAAAAGAAGCCAAAATATTTGAAAAGTATAAGAAGGACAGAAATGTATTGCCTGATTTTTCTTATGCCGGTTATCATCAGGGTGAAGAAGAAATCCCAAATGTAACCAATTATAAAATTTTTGATGTTACTTCTTTTGGTGCAAAACCTAATGATGATATTTCAGATAAAACAGCAATCCAATCAGCAATTGATGCGGCTAATAAAAATGGTTCGGGAATTGTTTTTTTTCCAAAAGGAAGATTTTTGGTTAATGAAGAGGGAGATGCGGCCAATTCTATTATTTCAAAAAAAGGGCATATTATTTTCAGAGGAAGCGGTTCTGGTCCTGAAGGAACGGAGTTGTACACGAAAAACAATCTTCAGCCCGCAAATCCTTCTCAAATGTGGACTGTTCCGCCATTATTTGTTTTTACCAGCTCTGGTTCTGATAAAAAAATAGGTCAGGTTACTGAGGCAGCTTCTATTGGTGATTTGACAATTCAGGTAAATACAACTCAAGGTCTGCAAACAGGAGATTGGATTGCACTAAAATTATTGGATAATAACAAAGTTCTAATAGCAGCTGAATTAAAAAACAATAAGGCAGAACCTGAATGGACTAACCTTATAGAAAAAGGAATAAGTGTCAAAGTTTTTTATCAGATAAAAAATATAAAAAATGAAGTACTTACACTGAATGCGCCAATTTCATATAAGATTAACCCAAAATATAAATGGGAAGTTTATAAATTCTCAAATAGTGAAGAAGTTGGAATAGAAGACATTGCCTTTGTAGGGAACTGGACAGAAAAATTTGTACACCACCGTTCCTGGAAAGATGATAGCGGCTATACCATGCTTCGAATTCAAAGAACAACAAACTCATGGATGAAAAATTGTCGTTTTACAGATTGCAATGCTGCAGCAACGATTTCGCAAAGTGCTAATGTGACTGTTTTAAATTGTTTAGTAAATGGCAATGCGGGACATGAAGCGATAAGCTCCGGAGGTTCTACTAATGTATTGATTGCTAAATGCGTTGATGAAGCTTCACAATGGCATTCTTTTGGAACTACTGGTGGAACCATGAATACTGTAATTTGGAAATGTACTTATCCTGCAACTACAAGTTTTGAGTCGCATTCGAGCCAACCACGAAACACATTGCTAGATGGTGTAGAAGGCGGTTTAATGAATGGCCGTGGTGGCGGTGCAAAAGAAAATATGCCCAACCATATGCAAGGCTTGGTTCTTTGGAATTACAAACAAACCAACGAACCTGTTAAGGATTTTGAATTTTGGCCGTCCTCGGCAGTATCTGAATGGTGGAGAATTCCGAATCCCATAATTGTAGGGTTTACAAGCAAAGGAACTTCTTTTAAATTGGAACAATTAGGACAATCTGAATCTATTGGTACAGCTGTTGATCCGGCTTCATTATACGAAGCACAATTAAAATTAAGATTGGGAAAATTACCCAAATGGATTAAGGAAACGAGTAAATCTGGAACCTTTTAA
- a CDS encoding glycoside hydrolase family 88 protein, protein MKKMIHDNFVFAEKQYQFLEKATPSDSMPKTFEKNHNVSSDAYWWCSGFYPGTLLYIYEYTKKPLILDEAKKRLAILDTVKYYTKNHDLGFMMYCSFGNAYRLTKNEAYKKVILQSSKSLATRYRPDAKVIQSWEVSDDGLRNKKNGFVGPVIIDNMMNLEMLEWSSQHSADKSFANIAETHANTTIKNHFRPDYSSYHVLDYDLKTGEVLKKVTAQGYADSSAWSRGQGWALYGYTMMYRFTKNPVYLKQAQEIAKFILNNPHLPADKIPYWDFDAPNIPNALRDASAASIYASALLELGQYTSGKEKQNYVDVAKTILTSLSSPKYRAELGKNGGYLLMHSVGSIPHNGEIDVPLTYADYYFLEALLRYQKWYL, encoded by the coding sequence ATGAAAAAAATGATCCACGATAATTTTGTTTTTGCCGAGAAGCAATATCAATTTTTGGAGAAGGCCACACCATCAGACTCAATGCCTAAAACATTTGAGAAGAATCACAATGTTAGTTCTGATGCTTACTGGTGGTGTAGTGGCTTTTATCCCGGGACACTTTTGTATATTTATGAATATACAAAAAAGCCGTTGATCCTCGATGAAGCCAAAAAGAGATTGGCCATATTGGATACGGTAAAATATTACACCAAAAACCATGATTTAGGTTTTATGATGTATTGCAGTTTTGGAAACGCTTACCGATTGACAAAAAATGAAGCATACAAAAAAGTGATTCTTCAGTCATCAAAATCATTAGCTACAAGATATCGTCCTGATGCAAAAGTAATTCAATCATGGGAAGTCAGCGATGATGGATTGAGAAATAAAAAAAATGGTTTTGTAGGCCCGGTTATCATTGACAACATGATGAATCTGGAAATGCTGGAATGGTCGAGCCAACACAGTGCAGACAAAAGTTTTGCCAATATTGCAGAAACTCACGCCAACACGACCATTAAAAATCATTTCAGGCCTGATTACAGCAGTTATCATGTGCTTGACTATGATTTAAAGACGGGAGAAGTGCTTAAGAAAGTTACAGCTCAGGGATATGCTGATTCCAGCGCATGGAGCAGGGGACAGGGATGGGCATTGTACGGTTACACCATGATGTACCGTTTTACCAAAAATCCTGTTTATTTAAAACAAGCGCAGGAAATTGCTAAATTTATACTGAACAATCCTCATTTACCAGCTGATAAGATTCCGTACTGGGATTTTGATGCGCCAAATATTCCGAATGCTTTGCGCGATGCATCGGCAGCTTCGATTTATGCATCAGCACTTTTGGAATTGGGACAATATACTTCGGGGAAAGAAAAGCAGAATTATGTTGATGTTGCCAAAACGATTTTGACATCATTGTCAAGTCCAAAATATAGAGCCGAATTAGGAAAGAATGGAGGTTATTTGCTGATGCACAGCGTAGGTTCGATTCCGCATAACGGTGAAATAGACGTTCCGCTTACCTATGCTGACTATTATTTTCTGGAAGCATTATTGCGTTATCAAAAATGGTATTTATAA
- a CDS encoding RagB/SusD family nutrient uptake outer membrane protein codes for MKKIYILLGMVAMFTSSCEDFLNEEPIDKIGAEQYYTDEAGLTQVLAGVYDPLGSVNLYGNNINVINEVGSDEGYYARSAQTTGVQVYNFDPTNANIAGLWTDLYTGINRANDLIAHIDLPKMDEDKRQQILGEALFLRGYYYFMLVTRFGDVPVRLTPTTSPNGVQIARTPTAQVYAQILKDMKEAEAKVSTSSAIGYPSRVSKTVVQGILARVCLQMAGYPLNDASKYAESLSWSKKVIDSGEHALNTTYSTDAAYNSFNETVPSIPANSNNAYRQIFINAAREAYNTKECMWEVEFKGNRADGYFDLGGLGSQIGITMTPSAANSPLYNSIGYCYGFVKGTSRLFNKYDATGKDLRRDWNLTTYTWTINNTTNVATKTAIAKTVQFGRDVAKWRREYELLSPKDKNQTGINFPVLRYADVLLMFAEAENQVNGPTAAAYEAMNQVRRRGYGLPVGIPSLVADFTGLNKATFQQAIEDERMRELCFEGLRRYDLIRWNKFVSTMNSVGAEMAAAPSVSGPLSIGDQRYGKIAGLNVTPRNLLFPIPSIEILSNKLITENNPGW; via the coding sequence ATGAAAAAGATATATATATTATTAGGAATGGTAGCAATGTTTACCAGCTCTTGTGAAGATTTTTTAAATGAAGAGCCAATCGATAAAATTGGCGCAGAACAATATTATACAGATGAAGCCGGTTTAACTCAGGTTTTAGCTGGGGTTTATGACCCTTTAGGTTCTGTTAACCTTTATGGAAATAATATCAATGTGATTAATGAAGTAGGTTCTGATGAAGGCTATTATGCCCGTTCTGCCCAGACTACAGGTGTTCAGGTTTATAATTTTGATCCGACCAATGCCAATATAGCAGGTTTGTGGACAGATTTATATACCGGAATTAACAGAGCCAATGATTTAATTGCGCATATAGATTTGCCAAAAATGGATGAAGACAAACGCCAGCAAATATTAGGTGAGGCCTTGTTTCTAAGAGGATACTATTATTTTATGCTGGTTACCAGATTTGGAGATGTGCCAGTAAGACTGACTCCAACTACGAGTCCTAATGGAGTTCAAATAGCCAGAACGCCAACTGCTCAGGTTTATGCTCAAATATTGAAAGATATGAAAGAGGCTGAAGCAAAAGTAAGTACTTCATCGGCTATTGGTTACCCAAGTCGTGTTTCAAAAACGGTAGTACAAGGAATTCTTGCCAGAGTATGTTTGCAAATGGCTGGATATCCATTAAATGATGCTTCAAAGTATGCAGAATCTTTAAGCTGGTCTAAAAAAGTAATCGACTCAGGTGAACATGCTCTAAATACAACTTATAGTACGGATGCTGCTTATAATAGCTTTAACGAAACAGTACCGTCTATTCCCGCAAATTCTAATAACGCTTACCGTCAAATATTTATAAATGCTGCGAGAGAAGCTTATAATACAAAGGAATGTATGTGGGAAGTTGAATTTAAAGGAAATCGTGCCGATGGCTATTTTGATCTGGGAGGTTTAGGAAGCCAAATTGGTATCACGATGACACCATCAGCAGCCAATTCTCCTTTATATAACAGTATAGGATATTGTTACGGCTTTGTAAAAGGAACATCTCGCTTATTTAATAAGTATGATGCTACAGGAAAAGATTTAAGACGTGATTGGAATCTGACTACGTACACATGGACTATAAACAATACAACAAATGTTGCTACTAAAACAGCCATTGCAAAAACGGTTCAATTTGGTAGAGATGTTGCAAAATGGAGAAGAGAGTATGAATTGCTTAGTCCTAAAGATAAAAACCAAACTGGAATCAATTTTCCTGTCTTGAGATATGCTGATGTACTTTTGATGTTTGCAGAAGCAGAAAATCAAGTAAATGGTCCAACTGCTGCTGCTTATGAAGCAATGAATCAAGTGCGTCGAAGAGGTTATGGACTTCCAGTTGGTATACCAAGTTTGGTGGCTGATTTTACAGGTCTTAATAAAGCAACTTTTCAACAAGCTATTGAAGATGAGCGTATGCGTGAATTATGTTTTGAAGGATTACGCCGTTATGACTTGATTCGTTGGAATAAATTTGTTTCTACAATGAATTCTGTGGGAGCAGAAATGGCAGCAGCTCCTTCGGTTTCTGGACCATTGTCTATAGGAGATCAGCGATATGGAAAGATAGCGGGACTTAATGTTACTCCTAGAAACTTGTTGTTTCCTATTCCTTCTATAGAAATACTGTCGAATAAATTAATAACAGAAAACAACCCAGGTTGGTAA
- a CDS encoding TonB-dependent receptor, whose protein sequence is MKKLHLKYQPSQKVLRHLFVGIFLIIISVFAQAQEKKVISGTVIDDAKDPLPGVTVTVKGTKDAVLTDYTGQYSIKAESKDQLVFTYIGFDTSTATVGERKTINVTLKSSTSNLDEIVVIGYGSVKRKDLTGSVSSVSMSDINKAPVRSFDDALAGRVAGVQVTSADGRPGSGVDIVIRGNNSVTQANSPLYVIDGFLIEDPNNNVINPADIESIDVLKDASATAIYGARGANGVIVIQTKRGKEGKPVFTFNSTTGVQDMLNKMDLMDPYEYVKYQLDFNPLPTSAVGSPQTPTEIYLTKPGRTLDYYKTVKGIDWQDLTSRTALYSSNDFAVRGGTKKLKYAASVSALDQDGILLNSNYKRYQGRINLDYNITDNLKVGVNSNYSFLEQTGQDPTRGENGATTNLMTSIWGMRPVPSEVFDLEDSFQDPDMNASSDYRINPVINLQNTYDVSKTKNFGINGYVEYSFAKNFKLRSTFGINESRLERSEFYNTKTSKGRPGSVGGVQGKISDINYSNWLNENTLTWDKTYGQSKFTVLGGFTLQQRKDWTHGYGETQLPNEALMFDGFGQGVPTRIDPTNSEWTMASFLTRVNYNYGSKYMITASFRADGSSKFPTENHWGYFPSAAVAWKFKEENFLKNNKTISDGKLRASYGQTGNNRVGAYDYLTYYFNPIVNTYTFNNQYVPGVIPQKLGNSDLKWETTEQIDAGIDLGFFNQRIIFNADVYKKTTKDLLLNTQLPPNTGFATAFKNIGSVENKGLELTLTTRNIVTKDFTWTSTANIAFNKSKLIALGEGQNTMESVVNWDTNWRTTSAYIAKVGEPLGQIYGYQWAGVYQISDFTGSGTTADPYKLKTGIATNGNTAAAIQPGDIKYVDQNGDGVVNAKDYTTIGNGLPKNTGGFSNNFTYKGFDLNIFFQWSYGNDLLNANRILFDGNANNYGNFNQAASYEDRWSPTNQDSDVFRPKGFFGGGYSSRYVEDGSYLRLKTVALGYNVDSKLVAKWHLKSLRFFVSGQNLATWTKYTGPDPEVNTYRSVLTPGFDFSAYPRARTFALGTNITF, encoded by the coding sequence ATGAAAAAATTACATTTAAAATACCAGCCTTCCCAGAAGGTTTTGAGACATTTATTTGTTGGTATTTTTTTGATCATTATTTCGGTTTTTGCTCAGGCACAGGAAAAGAAAGTAATATCGGGAACTGTTATAGATGACGCCAAAGATCCGCTTCCCGGAGTAACTGTTACTGTAAAAGGAACTAAAGATGCCGTTTTAACTGATTATACAGGACAATATAGCATCAAAGCTGAATCGAAAGATCAATTGGTTTTCACTTATATAGGTTTTGATACTTCAACTGCTACTGTTGGCGAGAGAAAGACTATAAACGTTACCTTAAAATCATCGACCAGCAATCTTGATGAAATCGTAGTAATTGGATATGGAAGTGTAAAAAGAAAAGATTTGACGGGTTCTGTTTCGAGTGTATCTATGTCAGACATCAATAAAGCTCCTGTTCGCTCTTTCGACGATGCATTGGCAGGTCGTGTTGCAGGGGTTCAGGTAACTTCGGCAGATGGTAGACCGGGTTCTGGTGTTGATATTGTTATTCGAGGAAACAACTCGGTTACCCAGGCCAATAGCCCATTATATGTTATTGATGGTTTTTTGATTGAAGATCCAAACAATAACGTAATCAATCCGGCTGATATTGAATCTATTGATGTTTTAAAAGATGCTTCGGCTACGGCTATTTATGGTGCAAGAGGAGCTAATGGAGTTATCGTAATTCAAACCAAAAGAGGTAAAGAAGGTAAGCCCGTATTTACTTTTAACAGCACCACCGGTGTTCAGGATATGTTGAATAAAATGGATTTAATGGATCCTTATGAATACGTGAAATACCAATTAGATTTTAACCCTCTTCCTACTTCAGCTGTTGGTTCGCCACAAACTCCAACCGAGATTTACCTTACTAAACCAGGCAGAACACTTGATTATTATAAAACTGTGAAGGGGATTGATTGGCAGGATTTGACCAGCCGCACAGCTTTGTACAGCAGTAATGATTTTGCCGTAAGAGGAGGAACTAAAAAATTGAAATATGCGGCTTCTGTTTCAGCTTTGGATCAGGATGGTATTTTGTTGAACTCAAATTATAAAAGATACCAAGGACGTATAAACCTTGATTATAATATTACTGATAATTTAAAAGTAGGTGTTAATTCAAATTATAGTTTCTTGGAACAGACCGGACAAGATCCAACCAGAGGGGAAAATGGTGCAACTACCAATCTTATGACCTCTATTTGGGGAATGAGACCTGTTCCTTCTGAAGTATTTGATTTAGAAGATTCATTTCAAGACCCGGATATGAACGCATCAAGTGATTACAGAATCAATCCTGTGATTAATCTTCAGAACACTTATGATGTTAGTAAGACAAAGAATTTTGGAATAAATGGCTATGTTGAGTATTCGTTTGCTAAAAATTTCAAATTAAGATCCACTTTTGGAATCAATGAAAGCAGATTGGAAAGAAGCGAATTCTACAATACTAAAACATCAAAAGGTCGTCCAGGAAGTGTAGGTGGAGTTCAGGGAAAAATTTCAGATATCAATTATAGCAACTGGCTGAATGAAAATACTTTGACTTGGGATAAAACTTATGGACAATCAAAATTTACTGTTCTAGGAGGTTTTACCCTTCAACAAAGAAAAGATTGGACTCATGGTTATGGAGAAACGCAATTGCCTAACGAGGCTTTGATGTTTGATGGATTTGGACAAGGAGTTCCTACAAGAATAGATCCAACGAATTCAGAATGGACAATGGCTTCTTTTTTAACGAGAGTAAATTATAACTATGGTTCTAAGTATATGATTACGGCATCGTTTAGAGCAGATGGATCTTCAAAATTTCCAACAGAAAACCATTGGGGGTACTTTCCGTCAGCAGCAGTTGCATGGAAATTTAAAGAAGAAAATTTCCTAAAAAACAACAAAACAATATCAGACGGTAAACTGCGCGCCAGCTATGGACAAACTGGAAACAATCGTGTAGGGGCATATGATTATCTTACTTATTACTTCAATCCAATAGTAAATACGTACACTTTTAACAATCAATATGTTCCTGGAGTTATACCTCAAAAACTTGGAAACTCTGATTTGAAATGGGAAACTACAGAACAAATCGATGCAGGAATTGATTTAGGTTTCTTTAACCAAAGAATCATTTTCAATGCAGATGTGTATAAAAAAACAACCAAAGATTTATTGTTGAATACACAACTTCCTCCTAATACAGGCTTTGCTACAGCATTCAAAAATATAGGTAGTGTAGAAAATAAAGGTTTGGAATTGACATTGACAACCAGAAATATCGTTACAAAAGATTTTACATGGACTTCAACTGCTAATATTGCTTTTAATAAAAGTAAATTGATTGCCTTAGGTGAAGGCCAAAATACAATGGAAAGTGTTGTTAACTGGGATACGAATTGGAGAACTACAAGCGCATATATAGCAAAAGTAGGAGAGCCTTTAGGACAAATATACGGTTATCAATGGGCTGGTGTTTATCAAATTTCAGATTTTACAGGCAGTGGTACAACAGCAGATCCTTATAAGTTAAAAACAGGAATTGCGACAAATGGAAATACAGCTGCTGCTATTCAGCCAGGAGATATCAAATATGTAGATCAAAATGGTGACGGAGTTGTGAATGCAAAAGATTATACTACAATTGGAAATGGTTTGCCAAAAAATACCGGCGGTTTCAGTAATAATTTTACTTACAAAGGTTTTGATCTGAACATTTTCTTCCAATGGTCATATGGTAATGATCTTTTGAATGCCAACCGTATTTTATTTGATGGAAATGCAAATAATTATGGAAATTTCAATCAAGCTGCATCGTATGAAGACCGTTGGTCTCCAACAAATCAGGATTCTGATGTTTTCCGTCCAAAAGGGTTTTTCGGTGGAGGATATTCATCAAGATATGTTGAAGATGGTTCTTATTTAAGATTGAAGACAGTTGCCTTGGGTTACAATGTCGATTCAAAATTGGTAGCTAAATGGCACTTAAAATCATTGCGATTCTTTGTTTCAGGACAAAATTTAGCAACCTGGACGAAATATACGGGTCCAGATCCGGAGGTAAATACTTATAGATCAGTGTTAACACCTGGATTCGATTTTTCTGCTTATCCTCGTGCACGTACTTTTGCTCTTGGTACCAATATTACATTTTAA
- a CDS encoding arylsulfatase codes for MKKTFFLYYSFLMLLSVSCLPKKEDETVKKPNVIFIYVDDLGYGDLSCYGATEVQTPNVDALAEGGIQFTDAHCTASTCTPSRYSLLTGNYAFRNNATILPGDAPLIINPEQETIADMFKKQGYATAVVGKWHLGLGNGSPDWNGVIKPGPLEIGFDYSFLIPATADRVPTVFVENHKVVNLDPKDPIRVSYDKKIGSDPTGMEDEVFLKMIADKQHSGTVVNGISRIGYMSGGHSAYWKDEEFPNILIKKASNFIASNRDKPFFLYFALPDIHVPRAPNEKFVGKTKMGPRGDAIVQMDWVTGQIMNKLKELNIEKNTIIVFSSDNGPVLNDGYADQSMVNNGNHKPAGNFKGGKYSAYEAGTRVPTIMYWPDKIKPVKSNALISQVDFFASFAKLIGAKIENKETAVDSSDMLNALLGKSQKGRQYLIEEAFTMSIRNGNWKYIAPQAQPSPSWLADKNVLTGLQETPQLYDLSKDPAEKHNLDQEMPEKTKILAAELSKIMGTSAKNFQ; via the coding sequence ATGAAAAAAACATTTTTTTTATATTATTCTTTTTTAATGCTACTATCTGTTTCGTGTTTGCCCAAAAAAGAAGATGAAACTGTCAAGAAACCCAATGTCATATTTATTTATGTAGACGATTTAGGTTATGGCGATCTGAGTTGTTACGGCGCAACGGAGGTTCAAACTCCAAATGTTGATGCATTGGCAGAAGGCGGAATCCAGTTTACCGATGCTCATTGTACTGCTTCGACCTGCACGCCGTCAAGATATTCCTTGCTCACCGGAAATTATGCTTTTAGAAATAACGCAACTATTTTGCCCGGCGACGCTCCATTAATTATAAATCCAGAACAGGAAACGATTGCCGATATGTTTAAAAAACAAGGATATGCCACAGCAGTAGTAGGCAAGTGGCATCTTGGTTTAGGAAACGGCAGTCCAGATTGGAACGGAGTCATTAAACCAGGGCCGTTAGAAATAGGATTTGATTATAGTTTCCTTATACCAGCAACCGCTGATAGGGTTCCTACCGTATTTGTTGAAAACCATAAAGTTGTCAATTTAGATCCCAAAGACCCAATAAGGGTGAGCTATGATAAAAAAATAGGATCAGACCCGACAGGAATGGAGGATGAAGTATTCTTAAAAATGATCGCCGACAAGCAACACAGCGGGACGGTTGTAAATGGTATAAGCCGTATTGGTTATATGAGCGGCGGACATAGTGCGTATTGGAAAGATGAAGAGTTTCCAAATATCCTGATTAAAAAGGCGAGTAATTTTATTGCAAGCAATAGAGACAAACCATTTTTCCTGTACTTTGCTTTACCTGATATTCATGTACCTAGGGCTCCAAATGAAAAATTTGTCGGAAAGACAAAAATGGGACCTCGCGGTGATGCTATTGTTCAGATGGATTGGGTTACTGGCCAGATAATGAATAAACTGAAAGAGCTGAATATTGAAAAAAATACGATTATAGTTTTCAGCAGCGATAATGGCCCTGTTTTGAACGATGGTTATGCTGATCAGTCAATGGTAAATAATGGGAATCATAAACCAGCGGGAAATTTCAAAGGCGGAAAGTACAGTGCTTATGAGGCCGGCACCCGCGTGCCGACAATCATGTATTGGCCCGATAAAATTAAGCCAGTTAAAAGTAATGCGTTAATCAGCCAGGTTGATTTCTTTGCTTCTTTTGCAAAATTGATAGGCGCAAAAATCGAAAATAAAGAGACAGCAGTTGATAGTTCTGATATGCTTAATGCATTGCTAGGAAAATCCCAAAAAGGAAGACAATATTTGATTGAAGAGGCTTTTACTATGAGTATAAGAAATGGAAACTGGAAGTATATTGCACCACAAGCACAACCATCTCCATCATGGTTAGCAGATAAAAATGTGCTTACAGGACTTCAGGAGACACCACAGCTATATGATTTAAGCAAAGACCCAGCTGAAAAACATAATTTGGATCAGGAGATGCCAGAAAAAACGAAAATTTTAGCGGCTGAATTATCTAAAATTATGGGAACCTCGGCCAAAAATTTTCAATAA